A window of the Amycolatopsis solani genome harbors these coding sequences:
- a CDS encoding cytochrome P450, protein MTQVAADPQEFFALFAPERRPDPYPHYRRWRERRPVAELAAGMFAVSGLAEATQVLRDPAFGHPEPEYLDPADRRPDQPVDESGRVVRAFLSLNPPDHTRLRRLVAKAFTPRMVAQLTPRIEALTAESLERARGEFDLMTSLAKPLPVEVIAELLGVPLDDREQFAAWSHAMARALDPAFLQRPETVEPAVRARQSFVGYFRELAARRRREPGEDLLSALVAVSDAGDVLTEGELLVTLTLLLIAGHETTTNLIGNGVLALLHHPHGLRAAADAPDRVVEEVLRYDSPVQLTARTALRDTALGAVPVPAGSQVVVVLGAANRDPAASPDPDEFDPARPAARHLAFGQGIHFCLGAPLARLEGRIVFRELARRLPDLRLAGSPEWNPTTTLRGLATLPVAR, encoded by the coding sequence ATGACGCAGGTCGCGGCTGATCCGCAGGAGTTCTTCGCGCTGTTCGCGCCCGAGCGGCGGCCGGATCCGTACCCGCACTACCGGCGGTGGCGTGAGCGACGGCCGGTCGCGGAGCTGGCGGCGGGGATGTTCGCGGTCAGCGGTCTCGCCGAAGCCACGCAGGTGCTGCGCGACCCGGCTTTCGGGCACCCGGAACCCGAGTACCTGGATCCGGCGGACCGCCGCCCGGACCAGCCGGTCGACGAGTCAGGACGCGTGGTCCGGGCGTTCCTCTCGCTGAACCCGCCCGACCACACGCGGCTGCGGCGGCTGGTCGCGAAGGCGTTCACGCCCCGGATGGTGGCTCAGCTGACGCCGCGGATCGAGGCGCTCACGGCGGAGTCGCTCGAGCGCGCCCGCGGCGAGTTCGACCTGATGACGTCGCTCGCGAAGCCGTTGCCGGTCGAGGTGATCGCCGAGCTGCTGGGTGTCCCACTGGACGACCGCGAGCAGTTCGCGGCGTGGTCGCACGCGATGGCCAGGGCCCTGGACCCGGCGTTCCTGCAACGCCCGGAGACGGTCGAACCGGCGGTCCGGGCGCGGCAGTCGTTCGTCGGCTACTTCCGCGAGCTGGCGGCTCGGCGCCGGCGCGAACCGGGGGAGGACCTGCTGTCCGCGCTGGTCGCGGTCTCCGACGCGGGGGACGTGCTCACCGAGGGCGAACTCCTGGTGACGCTCACGCTGTTGCTGATCGCCGGCCACGAGACCACGACGAACCTGATCGGCAACGGCGTGCTGGCGCTCTTGCACCATCCGCACGGCCTCCGCGCGGCGGCGGACGCGCCGGACCGCGTGGTGGAGGAGGTGCTGCGCTACGACTCGCCGGTCCAGCTGACCGCGCGCACGGCCCTGCGCGACACGGCGCTCGGCGCGGTGCCGGTCCCGGCGGGCAGCCAGGTGGTCGTCGTGCTCGGCGCGGCCAACCGCGACCCGGCGGCGAGCCCGGACCCGGACGAGTTCGACCCGGCCCGGCCCGCCGCCCGGCACCTGGCGTTCGGCCAGGGGATCCACTTCTGCCTGGGCGCGCCGCTGGCGCGGCTGGAGGGCCGCATCGTGTTCCGCGAGCTGGCCCGGCGGCTCCCGGACCTGCGACTGGCCGGAAGTCCGGAGTGGAACCCGACAACCACCCTGCGCGGCCTGGCCACGCTCCCGGTCGCACGCTGA
- a CDS encoding Rv3235 family protein: MIEEHRLRTLIHCEAAGRADSPPSVTPLEHRRGGVRCPAPRQLEADEVGRVLSMLLEAYDGRRPAAQVRALVAPEVYAGFSGPSRTRPRHRTRTIHTCTPAPDVIEACARVEADGRSFALAARFTRTPTGWRCVRFALLKPQRPGRPLRRAA, translated from the coding sequence ATGATCGAGGAACACCGCCTGCGCACACTCATCCACTGCGAGGCGGCCGGGAGGGCGGACTCGCCGCCGTCGGTGACGCCGCTGGAGCACCGTCGCGGCGGGGTCCGGTGCCCGGCGCCCCGGCAGCTCGAAGCGGACGAGGTGGGCCGCGTGCTGAGCATGCTGCTGGAGGCCTACGACGGCCGTCGCCCGGCGGCGCAGGTCCGCGCGCTGGTGGCACCGGAGGTGTACGCGGGTTTCAGCGGTCCCAGCCGGACCCGGCCCCGGCACCGGACGCGGACGATCCACACGTGCACCCCGGCCCCGGACGTGATCGAGGCGTGCGCGCGGGTCGAGGCGGACGGCCGGTCGTTCGCACTGGCGGCCCGGTTCACACGCACGCCGACGGGGTGGCGATGCGTGCGCTTCGCCCTCCTGAAGCCGCAGCGCCCGGGCCGGCCACTGCGACGAGCGGCGTAG
- a CDS encoding WS/DGAT/MGAT family O-acyltransferase yields the protein MPDRLSALDASFLYVEDHATPMHVGGVAIFERPRSGFSYAQLLDLVGARLAYLPRYRQRVLEVPGHLARPVWVDDVDFDLNYHVRRSALPQPGSDEQLFDLVARLMSRRLAPERPLWEAYFIEGLAGDRVALVTKTHQSVVDGVGTIELGQLILDPTPAEPEPFEDIWTPRREPSRTQLVLDAVSEGVQRPGEVVENVRSAANDAFAAAGKFAETVGGVASTLRTLVRPAPTGPLNVRVSGGRVFSVVRTRLEDFRKIRAAHGGTVNDVVLAAITGALREWLLSREEPLTPHTTIRALVPLAVRDEETAEFSTPALLGNQVAAYLVDLPVGEPNPVLRLQHIGHAMAEHLDSGRSVAARGLLKVGGFAPATLHSLGARAAGSLSGRIFNVMVTNSPGPQVPMYAGEARLVEMFPVMPLMRTQALAIGVTSYHGGVYFGLNGDRKAAFDVDLLAGMIEESLEELKGAHW from the coding sequence ATGCCCGACCGCCTTTCCGCGCTGGACGCCTCGTTCCTGTACGTCGAGGACCACGCGACACCGATGCACGTCGGCGGGGTGGCGATCTTCGAGCGGCCGCGGTCCGGGTTCAGCTACGCGCAGCTGCTGGACCTCGTCGGCGCGCGGCTGGCCTACCTGCCGCGGTACCGGCAGCGCGTGCTGGAGGTGCCGGGCCACCTGGCGCGGCCGGTCTGGGTGGACGACGTCGACTTCGACCTGAACTACCACGTCCGGCGCTCGGCGCTGCCCCAGCCGGGCAGCGACGAGCAGCTGTTCGACCTGGTCGCGCGGCTGATGTCGCGGCGGCTGGCGCCGGAGCGGCCGCTCTGGGAGGCGTACTTCATCGAGGGGCTGGCCGGCGACCGCGTCGCGCTGGTGACGAAGACCCACCAGTCCGTTGTGGACGGTGTCGGCACGATCGAGCTCGGTCAGCTCATCCTCGACCCGACGCCGGCCGAGCCGGAACCGTTCGAGGACATCTGGACCCCGCGGCGCGAGCCGAGCCGCACGCAGCTGGTGCTGGACGCGGTCAGCGAGGGCGTCCAGCGCCCGGGCGAGGTCGTGGAGAACGTCCGCTCGGCGGCGAACGACGCGTTCGCGGCGGCGGGCAAGTTCGCCGAGACGGTCGGCGGCGTGGCGTCGACGCTGCGCACGCTGGTGCGGCCGGCGCCGACCGGCCCGCTGAACGTCCGCGTGTCCGGCGGCCGCGTGTTCTCCGTGGTCCGGACGCGGCTGGAGGACTTCCGCAAGATCCGCGCGGCGCACGGCGGCACGGTCAACGACGTCGTCCTCGCGGCCATCACCGGCGCGCTGCGCGAATGGCTGCTTTCGCGCGAGGAACCGCTGACCCCGCACACGACGATCCGCGCGCTGGTGCCGCTGGCGGTCCGCGACGAGGAGACGGCCGAGTTCTCGACACCGGCGCTGCTCGGCAACCAGGTGGCCGCGTACCTGGTGGACCTGCCGGTCGGCGAGCCGAACCCGGTGCTGCGCCTGCAGCACATCGGCCACGCGATGGCCGAGCACCTGGACTCGGGCCGCTCGGTGGCGGCGCGCGGGCTGCTCAAGGTCGGCGGCTTCGCCCCGGCTACCCTCCACTCCCTGGGGGCGCGCGCGGCGGGGTCGCTGTCGGGGCGCATCTTCAACGTCATGGTGACCAACTCGCCGGGCCCGCAGGTGCCGATGTACGCGGGAGAGGCCAGACTGGTCGAGATGTTCCCGGTGATGCCGCTGATGCGCACCCAGGCGCTGGCGATCGGGGTGACGTCCTACCACGGCGGCGTCTACTTCGGACTGAACGGCGACCGCAAGGCCGCGTTCGACGTCGACCTGCTGGCCGGGATGATCGAAGAATCCTTGGAAGAGCTGAAGGGTGCGCACTGGTGA
- a CDS encoding TrmH family RNA methyltransferase: MGDESTISPKDRFLTVYGRKPVLEALADDGLRVDKVILADTARGPGAAEIQRAAKEAGVAVQRASAHRVKVLAGNGKQDQGVLADVVAPRMRALSAALEDRRPPSRVLLLDGITTPANVGMILRTATAAGLEGVIVPRRGVAALDPLVVKASAGVAFRAPVLRCGSAREAAELLTEAGYSLYALSASARTTVFDVDLPQRAAFVLGGETAGVGGEVGELVTEWVSIPMPGDVESLNVSAAAAVLSFELVRRAR; encoded by the coding sequence GTGGGTGATGAGTCGACGATCTCGCCGAAAGACCGCTTTCTGACCGTCTACGGCCGCAAGCCGGTGCTCGAGGCGCTGGCGGACGACGGCCTGCGCGTGGACAAGGTGATCCTCGCCGACACCGCCCGCGGCCCCGGCGCGGCCGAGATCCAGCGCGCGGCCAAGGAGGCCGGCGTCGCCGTGCAGCGCGCCAGCGCGCACCGGGTCAAGGTGCTCGCCGGCAACGGCAAGCAGGACCAAGGCGTGCTCGCCGACGTCGTCGCGCCGCGGATGCGCGCGCTTTCCGCGGCGCTGGAGGACCGGCGGCCGCCGTCGCGGGTGCTGCTGCTGGACGGCATCACCACGCCCGCGAACGTCGGCATGATCCTGCGGACCGCGACCGCCGCCGGGCTCGAGGGCGTGATCGTGCCGCGCCGCGGCGTCGCGGCGCTGGACCCGCTGGTGGTCAAGGCTTCGGCCGGGGTCGCGTTCCGCGCCCCGGTGCTGCGCTGCGGCTCGGCGCGCGAAGCGGCGGAGCTGCTCACCGAAGCGGGCTACTCGCTTTACGCGCTGAGCGCTTCGGCGCGCACCACGGTGTTCGACGTCGACCTGCCGCAGCGCGCGGCGTTCGTCCTCGGTGGCGAGACGGCCGGCGTCGGCGGGGAAGTCGGCGAACTCGTCACGGAATGGGTGTCGATTCCCATGCCCGGTGACGTCGAGTCGCTGAACGTCTCGGCCGCCGCGGCGGTCTTGTCATTCGAATTGGTGCGCCGCGCCCGCTGA
- the secA gene encoding preprotein translocase subunit SecA — MVLNRLLRAGEGKMVKRLRNIADHINTLEDDVKDLTDAELRAKTEEFRKRNSDGESLDELLPEAFAVVREAAKRVLGQRHFDVQLMGGAALHLGQVAEMKTGEGKTLTCVLPAYLNAIPGKGVHVVTTNDYLAKRDSEWMGRIHRFLGLEVGVILSEQQPDVRRAQYNADITYGTNNEFGFDYLRDNMAWSLDDCVQRGHHFAVVDEVDSILIDEARTPLIISGPADQSSRWYVEFARLAPLMQGIDTTTMGSRERTEKTNLINSKYHYEVDQRKRTVAVTEKGVRFVEDQLGIENLYEAANTPLVGYLNNALKVQELFHKDKDYIVRNGEVMIVDEFTGRILVGRRYNEGMHQAIEAKEKVEIKAENQTLATITLQNYFRLYDKLSGMTGTAETEAAEFHQTYKLGVVPIPTNRPMVRADQPDLIYKTEQAKFEAVAEDIAERHEKGQPVLVGTTSVEKSEHLSKLLVKLSVPHEVLNAKHHDREALIVARAGQKGAVTVATNMAGRGTDIVLGGNPDLIADQVLRERGLDPVEHSEEYEAAWPEVLEQVKAESKAEAEEVREAGGLYVLGTERHESRRIDNQLRGRSGRQGDPGESRFYLSLGDELMRRFNATMVERVMTTMRLPDDVPIEHKMVSKAIKSAQTQVEQINMEQRKDVLKYDEVMNEQRKVIYAERHRVLAGENLRDQIEGMLEDVVNAYVDGATANGYAEDWDHEKLWTALKQLYPVSIDWDDLVDDGDLDAQGLREALLQDARNAYDKREAEINALVGPDGMRTLEHQVMLTVLDRKWREHLYEMDYLKQGIGMRALAQRDPLIEYQREGFDMFRAMLDSLKEEAVGFLFNLQVERAEAPPAEEASALPTGVASGNGQASEGRHARPAPPQPPTTDTESVPAALRGKGLGGGGQPSGVTLSGPGEDGEVESHAEGGAQAAGGGGGGTRRDRRAAQRDAQKKGKKGPRR, encoded by the coding sequence ATGGTGCTGAACCGCCTGCTCCGCGCGGGTGAGGGCAAGATGGTGAAGCGGCTGCGCAACATCGCCGATCACATCAACACCCTCGAAGACGACGTCAAGGACCTGACCGACGCCGAGCTGCGGGCCAAGACCGAGGAGTTCCGCAAGCGGAACAGCGACGGCGAGTCCCTCGACGAACTGCTGCCGGAGGCCTTCGCGGTCGTCCGGGAGGCGGCCAAGCGGGTACTCGGCCAGCGTCACTTCGACGTTCAGCTGATGGGCGGCGCCGCCCTGCACCTGGGTCAGGTCGCCGAGATGAAGACCGGTGAGGGCAAGACGCTCACCTGCGTCCTCCCGGCCTACCTCAACGCCATCCCCGGCAAGGGCGTCCACGTCGTCACGACGAACGACTACCTGGCCAAGCGCGACTCGGAGTGGATGGGCCGCATCCACCGGTTCCTCGGCCTCGAGGTCGGCGTGATCCTGTCCGAGCAGCAGCCGGACGTCCGGCGCGCGCAGTACAACGCCGACATCACCTACGGCACGAACAACGAGTTCGGCTTCGACTACCTGCGCGACAACATGGCTTGGAGCCTCGACGACTGCGTGCAGCGCGGGCACCACTTCGCCGTCGTCGACGAGGTGGACTCGATCCTCATCGACGAGGCGCGGACGCCGCTGATCATCTCGGGCCCGGCGGACCAGTCGTCGCGCTGGTACGTCGAGTTCGCCCGGCTCGCGCCGCTGATGCAGGGCATCGACACCACCACGATGGGCTCGCGCGAGCGCACCGAGAAGACGAACCTGATCAACTCGAAGTACCACTACGAGGTCGACCAGCGGAAGCGCACCGTCGCCGTCACCGAGAAGGGCGTCCGGTTCGTCGAGGACCAGCTCGGCATCGAGAACCTCTACGAGGCCGCGAACACCCCGCTGGTCGGCTACCTGAACAACGCGCTGAAGGTCCAGGAGCTCTTCCACAAGGACAAGGACTACATCGTCCGCAACGGCGAAGTCATGATCGTCGACGAGTTCACCGGGCGCATCCTGGTCGGCCGCCGCTACAACGAGGGCATGCACCAGGCGATCGAGGCCAAGGAAAAGGTCGAGATCAAGGCCGAGAACCAGACGCTCGCGACGATCACGCTGCAGAACTACTTCCGCCTCTACGACAAGCTGTCCGGCATGACCGGTACGGCCGAGACCGAGGCCGCCGAGTTCCACCAGACCTACAAGCTGGGTGTGGTGCCGATCCCGACGAACCGGCCGATGGTCCGCGCCGACCAGCCCGACCTGATCTACAAGACCGAGCAGGCCAAGTTCGAGGCCGTCGCCGAGGACATCGCCGAGCGGCACGAGAAGGGCCAGCCGGTCCTGGTCGGCACGACCAGCGTCGAGAAGTCCGAGCACCTGTCGAAGCTGCTGGTGAAGCTGAGCGTGCCGCACGAGGTGCTGAACGCGAAGCACCACGACCGGGAAGCGCTGATCGTCGCGCGCGCGGGCCAGAAGGGCGCCGTCACGGTCGCCACGAACATGGCAGGCCGCGGTACCGACATCGTGCTGGGCGGCAACCCCGACCTCATCGCCGACCAGGTGCTGCGGGAGCGGGGCCTGGACCCGGTCGAGCACTCCGAGGAGTACGAGGCCGCGTGGCCCGAGGTCCTGGAGCAGGTCAAGGCGGAGTCGAAGGCCGAGGCCGAAGAGGTCCGCGAGGCCGGCGGCCTGTACGTCCTGGGCACCGAGCGGCACGAGTCGCGCCGCATCGACAACCAGCTGCGCGGTCGTTCCGGCCGCCAGGGCGACCCCGGCGAGTCCCGCTTCTACCTCTCGCTCGGTGACGAGCTCATGCGCCGCTTCAACGCGACCATGGTCGAGCGCGTGATGACGACCATGCGGCTGCCCGACGACGTGCCGATCGAGCACAAGATGGTCTCCAAGGCCATCAAGAGCGCGCAGACCCAGGTCGAGCAGATCAACATGGAGCAGCGCAAGGACGTCCTCAAGTACGACGAGGTCATGAACGAGCAGCGCAAGGTGATCTACGCCGAGCGCCACCGCGTGCTGGCCGGCGAGAACCTGCGCGACCAGATCGAGGGCATGCTCGAGGACGTCGTCAACGCCTATGTGGACGGTGCGACGGCCAACGGCTACGCCGAGGACTGGGACCACGAGAAGCTGTGGACGGCGCTGAAGCAGCTCTACCCGGTCAGCATCGACTGGGACGACCTCGTCGACGACGGTGATCTGGACGCGCAGGGCCTGCGCGAGGCGCTGCTGCAGGACGCCCGCAACGCCTACGACAAGCGCGAAGCGGAGATCAACGCGCTCGTCGGCCCGGACGGCATGCGGACCCTGGAGCACCAGGTGATGCTGACGGTCCTCGACCGCAAGTGGCGCGAGCACCTGTACGAAATGGACTACCTCAAGCAGGGCATCGGCATGCGGGCGCTCGCGCAGCGCGACCCGCTGATCGAGTACCAGCGCGAGGGCTTCGACATGTTCCGCGCGATGCTCGACTCGCTGAAGGAGGAGGCCGTCGGCTTCCTGTTCAACCTGCAGGTCGAGCGCGCCGAAGCCCCGCCGGCGGAGGAAGCCTCGGCGCTGCCGACGGGCGTCGCTTCCGGCAACGGCCAGGCGTCCGAAGGACGGCACGCGCGGCCGGCGCCGCCGCAGCCGCCGACGACCGACACCGAGTCCGTCCCGGCCGCGCTGCGCGGCAAGGGCCTCGGCGGCGGTGGCCAGCCGTCGGGCGTGACGCTGTCCGGCCCGGGCGAGGACGGCGAGGTCGAGTCCCACGCCGAGGGCGGCGCGCAGGCCGCGGGCGGTGGTGGCGGGGGAACCCGCCGGGATCGCCGCGCCGCGCAGCGCGACGCGCAGAAGAAGGGCAAGAAGGGCCCGCGTCGCTGA
- a CDS encoding LppX_LprAFG lipoprotein, which translates to MRKTTLVAAGAALVLTLTACSGNTTSGTAAPAGAQSQSGGSSGLASPFTDAFQLASASKQGTEKSKSAKFTMEGSAAGQTMSATGAMAFDGANTKFSMTSTAAGQTTEMRMVDQVMYIKLPADQQAQMGTDKSWAKISADGTDPISQAMGSALSQSAEQSDPSKILEQVSKAGRIVSSDQTELNGVQVNHYKVELDVAKALDQFTGQVPAAARDQINEKLKGKDLKIPAELWLDKDNLPVQVTMDQGAMMQAMGAPAGDAKFTMKYSDWGTQVDVAAPPAEQVVDLGELMKKAGR; encoded by the coding sequence ATGCGCAAGACCACCCTGGTTGCGGCGGGCGCCGCGCTGGTGCTCACGCTGACGGCGTGCAGCGGCAACACCACCTCGGGCACCGCTGCCCCGGCCGGCGCGCAGTCGCAGTCCGGTGGCAGCAGCGGCCTCGCTTCGCCGTTCACCGACGCGTTCCAGCTGGCGTCGGCGTCGAAGCAGGGCACCGAGAAGTCCAAGTCGGCGAAGTTCACCATGGAGGGCTCCGCCGCGGGCCAGACCATGAGCGCCACCGGCGCGATGGCCTTCGACGGTGCGAACACGAAGTTCTCGATGACCAGCACCGCGGCCGGCCAGACCACCGAGATGCGCATGGTCGACCAGGTCATGTACATCAAGCTGCCCGCCGACCAGCAGGCGCAGATGGGCACCGACAAGTCGTGGGCCAAGATCTCGGCCGACGGCACCGACCCGATCTCGCAGGCGATGGGCAGCGCGCTGTCGCAGTCGGCGGAGCAGAGCGACCCGAGCAAGATCCTGGAGCAGGTCTCCAAGGCAGGCCGGATCGTCTCGTCCGACCAGACCGAGCTGAACGGCGTGCAGGTCAACCACTACAAGGTCGAGCTCGACGTGGCCAAGGCCCTCGACCAGTTCACCGGTCAGGTCCCGGCCGCCGCGCGCGACCAGATCAACGAGAAGCTCAAGGGCAAGGACCTCAAGATCCCGGCCGAGCTGTGGCTGGACAAGGACAACCTGCCGGTGCAGGTCACCATGGACCAGGGCGCGATGATGCAGGCCATGGGCGCGCCGGCCGGCGACGCGAAGTTCACGATGAAGTACAGCGACTGGGGCACCCAGGTCGACGTGGCGGCCCCGCCGGCCGAGCAGGTCGTCGACCTCGGCGAGCTGATGAAGAAGGCCGGTCGCTGA
- a CDS encoding DUF6912 family protein codes for MRVYLPATIAMLRDLESSGEFRARSGTAFALTPALREAYVSGSDEELEYAALLDAARASLRLIAAEEKGEPRRVVISADVEGVTLRPDLDAPVVRIGGPIPLKAVAAIHVDAPEAAEAVTAAAAVIDAADLGDPDAEFTLGDAEDHELAWYAPQELPFLLELL; via the coding sequence GTGAGGGTCTATCTGCCTGCGACCATCGCGATGCTTCGCGACCTCGAGTCCTCGGGGGAGTTCCGCGCCCGCAGCGGAACGGCGTTCGCGCTGACGCCGGCGTTGCGCGAGGCGTACGTGAGCGGGTCCGACGAGGAGCTGGAGTACGCGGCCCTGCTGGACGCGGCCCGCGCCTCGCTGCGCCTGATCGCCGCGGAGGAGAAGGGTGAACCGCGCCGGGTGGTGATTTCGGCGGACGTCGAGGGCGTGACCCTGCGGCCCGACCTGGACGCCCCGGTCGTCCGCATCGGCGGCCCGATCCCGCTGAAGGCGGTGGCGGCGATCCACGTGGACGCACCCGAAGCGGCCGAAGCGGTGACGGCCGCCGCGGCGGTGATCGACGCGGCGGACCTGGGCGACCCGGACGCGGAGTTCACTTTGGGCGATGCCGAGGACCACGAGCTGGCTTGGTACGCGCCGCAGGAACTGCCGTTCTTGCTGGAGCTGCTCTGA
- a CDS encoding NAD-dependent epimerase/dehydratase family protein has product MRVLVIGATGVLGRPAVTRLLALGHEVSALTRSASRVPAGVTAVAGDLFSADALVTALRGHDAVINLATRIPRKVTSKKAWAPNDRVRVSGSAALAAAVRRVEEVRIVVQEGISFVYADGGAALLTEDAPLRPRGVTASSVVAHSNVAALTDRTVVRLRIGTLLGPDPMTAALLAAARRGAPLIMGSRTDWTTAIHPTDAAGAVVAALDAPPGVYNVGAPAVVKGELGAAMAAAAGVRRARALPKWLVSRIPLAEPMGRSQRVDSKKLMAATGWKCERPVPGPDWFTDD; this is encoded by the coding sequence ATGCGGGTGCTGGTGATCGGGGCGACGGGCGTACTGGGCAGGCCGGCGGTGACGCGGCTGCTCGCCCTGGGGCACGAGGTGAGCGCGTTGACCCGCTCGGCTTCCCGTGTTCCGGCCGGCGTGACGGCCGTCGCGGGTGATTTGTTTTCGGCCGATGCGCTGGTGACGGCCCTGCGCGGCCACGACGCGGTGATCAACCTGGCGACGCGGATCCCCCGGAAGGTGACCAGCAAGAAGGCGTGGGCCCCGAACGACCGGGTCCGGGTTTCGGGGAGCGCGGCCCTGGCGGCGGCGGTCCGGCGGGTCGAGGAGGTGCGGATCGTGGTCCAGGAGGGCATCTCGTTCGTGTACGCCGACGGCGGTGCGGCGCTGCTGACGGAGGACGCGCCCCTGCGGCCGCGCGGGGTGACGGCGTCTTCGGTGGTGGCGCATTCGAATGTGGCGGCGTTGACCGACCGGACGGTGGTGCGGCTGCGGATCGGCACCCTGCTGGGCCCGGATCCGATGACGGCGGCACTGCTGGCCGCGGCACGCCGGGGCGCGCCGTTGATCATGGGATCGCGCACGGATTGGACGACGGCGATCCATCCCACTGACGCGGCCGGGGCGGTGGTGGCGGCGTTGGACGCGCCTCCGGGGGTTTACAACGTGGGCGCGCCGGCGGTGGTGAAGGGCGAGCTGGGCGCGGCGATGGCCGCGGCGGCGGGGGTGCGGCGGGCACGGGCGCTGCCGAAGTGGCTCGTGTCGCGGATCCCGCTGGCGGAGCCGATGGGGCGCTCGCAGCGGGTCGATTCGAAGAAGCTGATGGCGGCGACGGGGTGGAAGTGCGAACGCCCGGTGCCGGGCCCGGACTGGTTCACCGACGACTGA
- a CDS encoding HAD-IA family hydrolase — protein sequence MVDFAGVLTDPDAGRFYDYLAAARERGVRTALLSNAPGASAEVKNTMFDYFDALVFSGEVGVAKPDPAVYLIAADRLGLPAVRCAFVDDSATNIRGAVQAGMVGVHHRSVEETLTELNVLFPDG from the coding sequence TTGGTCGATTTCGCCGGAGTTCTCACCGACCCCGACGCCGGCCGGTTCTACGACTACCTGGCGGCCGCGCGCGAGCGAGGCGTCCGCACCGCGCTCCTGTCGAACGCCCCCGGGGCGTCGGCCGAGGTCAAGAACACGATGTTCGACTATTTCGACGCACTGGTGTTTTCCGGCGAGGTCGGCGTGGCCAAGCCGGACCCGGCGGTCTACCTGATCGCGGCGGACCGGCTCGGGCTGCCCGCCGTGCGCTGCGCGTTCGTCGACGACTCCGCGACGAACATCCGCGGCGCCGTCCAGGCGGGCATGGTCGGCGTGCACCACCGGTCGGTCGAAGAGACACTCACCGAACTGAACGTGTTGTTCCCGGACGGCTGA
- the rsgA gene encoding ribosome small subunit-dependent GTPase A, with the protein MARNDWSKLDESDVRVRPGKGTRPRSKRRPEHADAVSAMVIGKDRGRWTCAIDADPERVITAMRAREMGRTPVVVGDRVGIVGDVSGKPDTLARIIRVDERTSSLLRTADDTDPYERLVVANAERLLIVTALADPPPRTGFIDRCLVACYAGGVEPVLCLTKADLASPDELLAGYAGLDIPVIVSRYDEKPEGLDELLKDRVTALVGHSGVGKSTLVNRLVPDADLAVGVVSGVGKGRHTSVAAVALPLPDGGWVIDTPGVRSFGLAHVTADDIVDAFEEFAAAAEECPSGCGHLGPPEDPGCALDDVVTEGTALPERLASLRRLLASRGGHDVTRPTEA; encoded by the coding sequence TTGGCGCGCAACGACTGGAGCAAGCTGGACGAGTCCGACGTCCGCGTGCGTCCGGGAAAGGGCACCCGGCCCCGCAGCAAGCGCCGTCCCGAGCACGCCGACGCCGTCAGCGCCATGGTCATCGGCAAGGACCGCGGCCGCTGGACCTGCGCGATCGACGCCGACCCCGAACGGGTGATCACCGCGATGCGGGCCCGCGAGATGGGCCGGACGCCGGTGGTCGTCGGCGACCGGGTCGGGATCGTCGGCGACGTCTCCGGCAAGCCCGACACCCTCGCGCGCATCATCCGCGTCGACGAGCGCACCAGCTCCCTGCTGCGCACGGCCGACGACACCGACCCGTACGAACGGCTGGTCGTCGCGAACGCCGAGCGCCTGCTGATCGTCACCGCGCTGGCCGACCCGCCGCCGCGCACCGGCTTCATCGACCGCTGCCTGGTCGCCTGCTACGCGGGCGGCGTCGAGCCGGTGCTGTGCCTGACCAAGGCCGACCTGGCCAGCCCGGACGAGCTGCTCGCGGGGTACGCGGGCCTCGACATCCCGGTGATCGTCAGCCGCTACGACGAGAAGCCCGAAGGCCTCGACGAGCTGCTGAAAGACCGCGTCACCGCGCTCGTCGGACACTCCGGTGTCGGCAAGTCGACATTGGTCAACCGCCTGGTCCCGGACGCCGACCTGGCCGTCGGCGTGGTGAGCGGGGTCGGCAAGGGGCGGCACACGTCCGTCGCGGCGGTGGCGCTGCCGCTCCCGGACGGCGGCTGGGTGATCGACACGCCCGGCGTGCGGTCGTTCGGGCTGGCCCACGTCACCGCGGACGACATCGTCGACGCCTTCGAGGAGTTCGCCGCGGCCGCCGAGGAGTGCCCGTCGGGCTGCGGGCACCTCGGGCCGCCCGAGGACCCGGGCTGCGCGCTCGACGACGTCGTCACCGAAGGCACGGCGCTGCCCGAACGGCTCGCGTCGCTGCGGCGCCTGCTGGCCTCCCGCGGCGGCCACGACGTGACCCGCCCCACAGAGGCCTGA